In Niveispirillum cyanobacteriorum, the following proteins share a genomic window:
- a CDS encoding D-alanyl-D-alanine carboxypeptidase: protein MATAVALAALVSITAPVAALAKYASIVIDARTGEVLHEASADTRNFPASMTKMMTLHLVFDALDAGKIRLNQPLAVSRHASNMEPSKLGLQPGDSVTTEQCIQALVTKSANDCAVVLAEALGGSEANFARMMTDRARQLGMTRTTFRNASGLPNAGQLSTARDFARLAQSLIYDHAKYYPYFSASSFTYKGAVHRNHNRLMSRYDGMDGLKTGYIRASGFNLAASAERNGRRLIGVVFGGQTGTWRDNHMADLLDDAFTGKRGAPMLVASNQSKPAKGKTRTKPTAPEAVVAAVSDSIVGTANAAPAVASVPASRANGGWAIQVGAYNDKAQSQRAVNQATQKAGTLLDSATPHLMEVSTTKGTLYRARLTGLDEKTARRACAQLSKAGQKCLTLPPA, encoded by the coding sequence ATGGCGACTGCTGTCGCCCTGGCGGCACTGGTCAGTATTACCGCCCCCGTCGCGGCACTCGCCAAATACGCCTCTATCGTCATTGATGCCAGGACGGGTGAGGTGCTGCATGAAGCCAGCGCCGACACCCGTAATTTCCCGGCCTCCATGACCAAGATGATGACCCTGCATCTGGTTTTCGATGCACTGGATGCCGGTAAAATCCGCCTGAACCAGCCGCTGGCCGTTTCCCGCCATGCCTCCAACATGGAGCCCAGCAAGCTGGGTCTGCAGCCGGGCGACAGCGTGACGACTGAGCAGTGCATCCAGGCGCTGGTGACCAAGTCGGCCAATGATTGCGCCGTGGTCCTGGCCGAGGCGCTGGGCGGCAGCGAGGCGAATTTCGCCCGCATGATGACCGACCGTGCGCGCCAGCTGGGCATGACCCGCACCACCTTCCGCAATGCATCTGGCCTGCCCAATGCCGGGCAGCTGTCCACGGCCCGCGATTTCGCGCGGCTGGCGCAGAGCCTGATCTATGATCATGCCAAGTATTACCCGTATTTCTCGGCGTCGTCTTTCACCTACAAGGGTGCCGTCCACCGCAACCATAACCGGCTGATGAGCCGATATGACGGTATGGATGGTCTGAAGACCGGCTATATCCGGGCGTCCGGGTTCAATCTCGCCGCCTCGGCGGAACGCAATGGCCGCCGCCTGATTGGCGTCGTGTTCGGGGGGCAGACCGGCACATGGCGTGACAATCACATGGCCGACCTTCTGGACGATGCCTTCACCGGCAAGCGCGGCGCGCCCATGCTGGTGGCCAGCAACCAGTCCAAGCCCGCCAAGGGTAAGACCCGCACCAAGCCGACGGCACCGGAGGCGGTGGTTGCCGCCGTGTCCGACAGCATCGTCGGCACCGCCAACGCTGCCCCGGCGGTTGCCAGCGTGCCCGCTTCGCGTGCCAATGGCGGCTGGGCCATCCAGGTCGGCGCCTATAACGACAAGGCGCAGAGCCAGCGGGCCGTGAATCAGGCCACGCAAAAGGCGGGTACCCTGCTGGACAGTGCCACGCCGCACCTGATGGAAGTCTCCACGACCAAGGGCACCCTTTACCGCGCCCGCCTGACCGGCCTGGACGAGAAGACAGCCCGTCGTGCCTGCGCGCAGCTATCCAAGGCCGGGCAGAAGTGCCTGACCCTGCCGCCGGCCT
- a CDS encoding glutathione S-transferase family protein produces the protein MLLYDDVIAPTPRRVRMFLAEKGVDIPRRLVTIGKGEHLSPEYRARVPSGRVPALELEDGTVISESVAICRFLEELYPEPNLMGRDAKERALIEMWQRRMEFELLLPLAGVFRHTHPKMAALECQVPAYAEAQKPQAEKRLAQLDKDLGQTEFIAGDRFTIPDITAFTTLIFFPRLCGITLDAMPNIQRWLASIADRPSANV, from the coding sequence ATGCTGCTTTATGACGATGTGATCGCCCCAACACCACGCCGCGTGCGCATGTTCCTGGCCGAAAAGGGGGTAGATATTCCGCGCCGGCTGGTGACCATCGGTAAGGGGGAACATCTGTCGCCGGAATACCGGGCGCGGGTCCCCAGTGGCCGGGTTCCGGCCCTGGAACTGGAGGATGGCACCGTCATTTCCGAAAGCGTGGCCATCTGCCGGTTTCTGGAGGAACTGTACCCCGAACCCAACCTGATGGGCCGGGATGCCAAGGAGCGTGCCCTGATCGAGATGTGGCAGCGGCGGATGGAATTCGAACTGCTGCTGCCCCTGGCCGGTGTGTTCCGCCACACGCATCCCAAGATGGCCGCCCTGGAATGTCAGGTCCCCGCCTATGCCGAGGCGCAGAAACCGCAGGCGGAGAAGCGTCTGGCACAGCTGGACAAGGATCTGGGGCAAACGGAGTTTATCGCGGGCGACCGTTTCACCATCCCCGACATCACCGCCTTTACCACCCTGATCTTCTTCCCGCGTCTTTGCGGTATCACCCTGGACGCGATGCCCAATATCCAGCGCTGGCTGGCCAGCATTGCCGACCGCCCCAGTGCCAACGTCTGA
- a CDS encoding NAD(P)H-dependent glycerol-3-phosphate dehydrogenase, giving the protein MRRIGVIGAGAWGTALAMAAARAGAEVVLQARETDVVDSVNARHENSLFLPGIPLDPAIRATTSMGEAAQADALLLVTPAQHLRTACRALKPDLKPGVPVIICAKGIEIETGSLMSEAAEAELDSQPVAVLSGPTFAAEVAKGLPTAVTLAIRDEALGRRLLAALGGRTFRPYLSDDLVGAQVGGAVKNVLAIACGVVHGRNLGDNARAALITRGLAEIARLGARLGARAETLMGLSGLGDLTLTCSSLQSRNMSLGAALGQGRSLDEVLGERRSVAEGVYTARAVTKLAAEKGVDMPLCQAVDALLNHGANLDAIIDALMTRPFKTETV; this is encoded by the coding sequence ATGCGGCGCATCGGTGTGATCGGGGCCGGGGCCTGGGGAACGGCGCTGGCCATGGCGGCGGCCCGCGCCGGGGCCGAGGTTGTATTGCAGGCGCGCGAAACCGACGTGGTGGACAGCGTGAATGCCCGGCATGAGAACAGCCTGTTCCTGCCCGGCATCCCGCTCGACCCCGCCATCCGCGCCACCACTTCGATGGGCGAGGCAGCGCAAGCCGACGCCCTGCTGCTGGTCACCCCGGCACAGCATCTGCGCACCGCCTGCCGCGCCTTGAAGCCCGACCTGAAGCCTGGTGTGCCCGTCATCATTTGCGCCAAAGGGATCGAGATCGAGACCGGCAGCCTGATGAGCGAGGCGGCGGAGGCCGAACTGGACAGCCAGCCCGTGGCCGTGCTGTCCGGCCCCACCTTCGCGGCAGAGGTCGCAAAGGGCCTGCCCACCGCCGTGACGCTGGCCATTCGGGACGAGGCGCTGGGCCGTCGCCTGCTGGCGGCGCTGGGTGGGCGCACCTTCCGCCCCTATCTGTCGGATGATCTGGTGGGGGCACAGGTGGGCGGGGCCGTGAAGAATGTGCTGGCCATCGCCTGCGGTGTCGTCCATGGCCGTAACCTGGGCGACAATGCGCGCGCCGCCCTGATCACACGCGGCCTGGCGGAAATCGCCCGCCTGGGGGCGCGGCTGGGGGCCAGGGCCGAAACCCTGATGGGCCTGTCGGGCCTGGGCGACCTGACCCTGACCTGCTCCTCCCTGCAATCGCGCAACATGTCCCTGGGTGCGGCGCTCGGCCAGGGGCGCAGCCTGGACGAGGTGCTGGGCGAGCGCCGGTCGGTGGCCGAAGGCGTCTATACCGCCCGCGCCGTCACGAAACTGGCGGCGGAAAAGGGCGTGGACATGCCGCTCTGCCAGGCCGTGGACGCCCTGCTGAACCATGGCGCCAACCTGGACGCCATCATCGACGCCTTGATGACGCGGCCCTTCAAGACGGAAACCGTATAA